In Buteo buteo chromosome 16, bButBut1.hap1.1, whole genome shotgun sequence, the DNA window ACTCTGGAAAGACTCATCCACCTTTGCTTCGGTTTCAGCGCGTGCGCTCCCGAAAATGCACGCGCGGGTATAAATACTCCCCCAAaaccccgccgcccccctcccctcccctctccccccagcttAAATatccccccgccccctctcCGTCCCCGTTCTCCAGGCGTCCCGGGTGGGTGTCAGGACACCTCGATGATCTCCATGCTGCCCGAAAAGCTGGACTGTTTGCTGATTTTGCCCAGCTCTTCCCGGGCCCTGCCCTCGGACATGGTCTCCTCGAACTCCATCTGGCAGCTCCTCCGCTTGAACTGCTTCTCAGCGCCAGCCTCCTCGTGCCAGCTGTGCCGCCCGTCCCGCGGCTCGGCCCGCGCCTTGTCCCTCAGTCTGATCTCACAGCCGCCTGCCACGCCGCCACAGCCGAACGGCGGTGGATACGGGCTGGTGCCAGCAAACAGgctcccgccgctcccgccggcgcTGCCGGAGTCCGTGCCGAAGTACCAGCCGGCTTCGCCGGAGGGAGTGCTGGGGGACTCCAGGTGCACCCCACtccaggcggcggcggcggcggcggtggcggtggcagTGGCGGGAGCGGTGGCCGGCTGGCTCAGCCGTGGCGGCAGCCCGTCCTCGGCGCCGGGGCTCTTGCGTGTGGCGCAGGCCCCGCCAACGTTGAGGCTGAGCCCGTGGGCGGGCGAGCCCGCCGGGTGCCGGTGCTTCCGCCGCTGCCTCACCTTGGCCTCCAGCAGGAGGTCGGGCCCGCTTGGCCGGTCGGGGCTGTCCACCCCCGGGGAGAAGGGGCCGAGGCCGCCGGGGCCCGAGGGGCTGTCCAGCTTGCAGAGTTTGGGGGCgtccccggggccggggggtccgggggggtcCTGCCGCAGGCCGGGGGAGTAGGCGGACTTGATGTCCAGGGAGAAGGAGCGTTTCAGGCGGTTGGTGTCCTGGATGCGCTCGGAGGAGAGGTGCAAGCCGTTGAGCCCCTGCTGCAGGGTGGTGGGCGACAGGACCTTCGGGGTCCCACCTTGCCGCTCGGGGTCGCTGGGGGGGGACGCCGAGCCGGTGCCTCTCGGCACCTCCTCGGTCTTCTCTGAGGTAGGTGGTGGGGGATGCCGGCTGCCCTCAGCCGCCTCTGCTGGGTCTTGCTGGGCATCCCCCTCGCCCCGGTCGCCCTTTGACTTCAGGGCCTTGAGGAGCTTCAGGCTCCTCTCGTACTCCAGGA includes these proteins:
- the DUSP8 gene encoding dual specificity protein phosphatase 8 isoform X1, producing the protein MAGDRLPRKVMDPKKLASLLRNGAEGTLVIDSRSFVEYNSWHVLSSVNICCSKLVKRRLQQDKVSITELIQPTSKMKVEAEEHQDVVVYDQSTRDVTGLAADSFLSILLGKLDSCFHSVSILTGGFATFSSCFPGLCEGKPAAILPMSISQPCLPVANVGPTRILPHLYLGSQKDVLNKDLMTQNGISYVLNASNSCPKPDFICDSHFMRIPVNDNYCEKLLPWLDKSIEFIDKAKVSSCQVIVHCLAGISRSATIAIAYIMKTMGMSSDDAYRFVKDRRPSISPNFNFLGQLLEYERSLKLLKALKSKGDRGEGDAQQDPAEAAEGSRHPPPPTSEKTEEVPRGTGSASPPSDPERQGGTPKVLSPTTLQQGLNGLHLSSERIQDTNRLKRSFSLDIKSAYSPGLRQDPPGPPGPGDAPKLCKLDSPSGPGGLGPFSPGVDSPDRPSGPDLLLEAKVRQRRKHRHPAGSPAHGLSLNVGGACATRKSPGAEDGLPPRLSQPATAPATATATAAAAAAWSGVHLESPSTPSGEAGWYFGTDSGSAGGSGGSLFAGTSPYPPPFGCGGVAGGCEIRLRDKARAEPRDGRHSWHEEAGAEKQFKRRSCQMEFEETMSEGRAREELGKISKQSSFSGSMEIIEVS
- the DUSP8 gene encoding dual specificity protein phosphatase 8 isoform X2, translated to MPVDVMIAPSEDQFWTDMREGQMKLKIRVRRMKESRDMRGGFATFSSCFPGLCEGKPAAILPMSISQPCLPVANVGPTRILPHLYLGSQKDVLNKDLMTQNGISYVLNASNSCPKPDFICDSHFMRIPVNDNYCEKLLPWLDKSIEFIDKAKVSSCQVIVHCLAGISRSATIAIAYIMKTMGMSSDDAYRFVKDRRPSISPNFNFLGQLLEYERSLKLLKALKSKGDRGEGDAQQDPAEAAEGSRHPPPPTSEKTEEVPRGTGSASPPSDPERQGGTPKVLSPTTLQQGLNGLHLSSERIQDTNRLKRSFSLDIKSAYSPGLRQDPPGPPGPGDAPKLCKLDSPSGPGGLGPFSPGVDSPDRPSGPDLLLEAKVRQRRKHRHPAGSPAHGLSLNVGGACATRKSPGAEDGLPPRLSQPATAPATATATAAAAAAWSGVHLESPSTPSGEAGWYFGTDSGSAGGSGGSLFAGTSPYPPPFGCGGVAGGCEIRLRDKARAEPRDGRHSWHEEAGAEKQFKRRSCQMEFEETMSEGRAREELGKISKQSSFSGSMEIIEVS